A region from the Citrobacter telavivensis genome encodes:
- the pflA gene encoding pyruvate formate lyase 1-activating protein translates to MSVIGRIHSFESCGTVDGPGIRFITFFQGCLMRCLYCHNRDTWDTHGGKEVTVEELMKEVVTYRHFMNASGGGVTASGGEAILQAEFVRDWFRACKKEGIHTCLDTNGFVRRYDPVIDELLEVTDLVMLDLKQMNDEIHQNLVGVSNHRTLEFARYLANKDINVWIRYVVVPGWSDDDDSAHRLGEFTRDMGNVEKIELLPYHELGKHKWVAMGEEYKLDGVHPPKKETMERVKGILEQYGHKVMY, encoded by the coding sequence TACTTTCTTCCAGGGTTGCCTGATGCGCTGCCTGTATTGCCATAACCGCGATACGTGGGACACGCATGGCGGTAAAGAAGTCACCGTTGAAGAACTGATGAAAGAGGTCGTGACCTATCGCCACTTTATGAACGCATCCGGCGGTGGCGTAACGGCATCGGGCGGTGAAGCCATCCTGCAGGCAGAATTTGTTCGCGACTGGTTCCGTGCCTGTAAGAAAGAAGGTATCCATACCTGCCTGGATACCAACGGTTTTGTCCGCCGCTACGACCCAGTGATTGATGAACTGCTGGAGGTTACCGATCTGGTGATGCTCGATCTTAAGCAGATGAATGATGAGATCCACCAGAACCTCGTCGGCGTTTCCAACCATCGTACGCTGGAGTTCGCCCGCTATCTGGCAAACAAAGATATCAACGTGTGGATCCGTTACGTCGTCGTGCCTGGCTGGTCTGACGATGACGACTCAGCGCACCGACTCGGTGAGTTTACCCGCGATATGGGCAACGTTGAGAAAATCGAGCTCCTGCCCTATCACGAGCTGGGTAAACACAAATGGGTGGCGATGGGCGAAGAGTACAAACTGGATGGCGTACACCCACCGAAGAAAGAGACCATGGAACGCGTCAAAGGCATTCTCGAACAGTACGGTCATAAAGTGATGTACTAA
- the dmsB gene encoding dimethylsulfoxide reductase subunit B has translation MTTQYGFFIDSSRCTGCKTCELACKDYKDLTPDVSFRRIYEYAGGDWQEDNGVWHQNVFAYYLSIACNHCEDPACTKVCPSGAMHKREDGFVVVDEDICIGCRYCHMACPYGAPQYNAAKGHMTKCDGCHDRVAEGKKPICVESCPLRALDFGPIDELRKKHGELAAVAPLAGAHFTKPSIVIKPNANSRPTGDTTGYLANPKEV, from the coding sequence ATGACAACCCAGTATGGATTTTTTATTGATTCCAGCCGTTGCACCGGTTGTAAAACCTGCGAACTGGCCTGTAAAGATTACAAAGACTTAACCCCGGATGTCAGCTTTCGTCGCATTTATGAATACGCGGGCGGAGACTGGCAGGAAGACAACGGCGTCTGGCATCAGAACGTATTTGCCTACTATCTGTCCATTGCCTGCAACCACTGCGAAGATCCGGCCTGTACCAAGGTCTGTCCGAGCGGAGCGATGCACAAGCGGGAAGACGGTTTTGTGGTCGTGGATGAAGATATCTGCATCGGCTGCCGCTACTGCCATATGGCCTGCCCGTACGGCGCGCCACAGTACAACGCCGCTAAGGGTCACATGACCAAGTGCGACGGCTGTCATGACCGCGTGGCAGAGGGCAAAAAGCCGATCTGCGTGGAATCTTGTCCGCTGCGCGCGCTGGATTTCGGCCCCATCGACGAACTGCGTAAGAAACACGGTGAACTGGCTGCCGTTGCGCCGCTGGCGGGTGCGCACTTCACGAAGCCGAGTATTGTGATCAAACCGAATGCCAACAGCCGTCCGACCGGGGATACCACCGGTTATCTGGCGAATCCGAAGGAGGTGTAA
- a CDS encoding transketolase, with protein sequence MRAPRDEIGNALLALKDKGYPVVVIDSDLASSTRTDQFQKSWPDAFFEMGIAEGSAMSFATGQALEGNIPFYVNFAMFVTGTAWTQLRQACYAKANIKLVGSHPGMDDGPDGASHHALEDLALTRVLPGITILTPADAEEVEAAFEQAANIHGPVYIRVAREPMPVRDKSAVPRVTDIDAVEDSGNDFAILYEGTVLEQASAGYEQLHSTGKRGKLIHVATLKPFNRQRFLQLIAGCPQIVTIENHTITGGLGGQVAEVLAEEGLGTKLIRLGTQDTFTESGNSRQLKEKYGISASAVYNALSKG encoded by the coding sequence ATGAGAGCACCACGTGATGAGATTGGCAATGCTCTGCTCGCTCTGAAAGATAAAGGCTATCCGGTTGTTGTTATCGATAGTGATTTAGCGAGCTCAACCCGTACCGATCAATTCCAGAAATCCTGGCCTGATGCCTTCTTTGAAATGGGGATAGCCGAAGGCTCCGCCATGAGTTTCGCCACAGGGCAGGCGCTGGAAGGAAATATCCCGTTCTATGTTAACTTTGCGATGTTCGTTACCGGCACCGCCTGGACCCAATTACGTCAGGCCTGTTATGCAAAAGCGAATATCAAGCTGGTTGGCAGTCATCCTGGTATGGATGATGGTCCGGATGGCGCGTCACACCATGCGCTGGAAGATCTGGCTTTAACACGTGTTTTGCCCGGGATCACGATCCTGACACCAGCAGATGCGGAAGAAGTTGAAGCGGCTTTCGAACAAGCAGCAAACATTCACGGTCCCGTCTACATTCGCGTTGCGCGGGAACCGATGCCAGTACGTGATAAATCAGCTGTTCCACGCGTCACTGACATAGACGCTGTGGAGGATTCTGGCAACGACTTTGCCATCCTCTATGAAGGTACGGTACTGGAACAAGCCAGTGCTGGTTATGAACAGCTCCACTCAACAGGTAAACGTGGCAAGCTCATTCATGTTGCCACGCTAAAACCATTTAACCGACAGCGATTCCTGCAATTAATTGCAGGTTGTCCGCAAATTGTAACGATAGAAAATCACACAATCACCGGTGGGCTGGGTGGACAAGTCGCCGAAGTGCTTGCAGAAGAAGGATTAGGTACAAAGCTGATCCGTCTTGGGACACAGGATACCTTTACTGAGTCAGGGAACAGTCGTCAGTTAAAAGAGAAATATGGGATTTCAGCATCTGCTGTCTATAACGCACTGAGTAAAGGCTAA
- a CDS encoding isochorismatase family protein, with protein sequence MTKPYVRLDKNDAAVLLVDHQAGLLSLVRDIDPDKFKNNVLALGDLAKYFKLPTILTTSFETGPNGPLVPELKAQFPDAPYIARPGNINAWDNEDFVKAVKATGKKQLIIAGVVTEVCVAFPALSAIEEGFDVFVVTDASGTFNEITRHSAWDRMSQAGAQLMTWFGVACELHRDWRNDIEGLATLFSNHIPDYRNLMTSYDTLTKQK encoded by the coding sequence ATGACCAAGCCTTATGTTCGTCTCGATAAAAACGACGCTGCGGTTCTTCTGGTTGATCACCAGGCCGGACTACTCTCACTGGTCAGGGATATTGACCCTGATAAATTTAAGAATAACGTGCTCGCACTGGGTGATTTAGCCAAATATTTTAAGTTACCTACCATCCTCACCACCAGTTTCGAAACCGGACCAAACGGACCGCTGGTCCCTGAATTAAAAGCCCAGTTTCCCGATGCGCCCTACATTGCACGTCCAGGCAACATCAACGCCTGGGATAACGAAGACTTTGTGAAAGCGGTTAAAGCCACGGGTAAAAAACAGTTGATTATTGCCGGCGTGGTAACCGAAGTCTGTGTGGCCTTCCCGGCGCTGTCGGCCATTGAAGAGGGCTTTGACGTCTTTGTAGTGACCGATGCTTCAGGGACGTTTAATGAAATTACCCGCCATTCAGCATGGGACAGGATGTCGCAGGCTGGCGCACAGTTGATGACGTGGTTTGGTGTGGCGTGTGAATTGCACCGCGACTGGCGTAATGACATCGAAGGGCTGGCGACGCTGTTCTCCAATCATATTCCGGATTACCGCAATCTGATGACCAGTTACGATACGTTGACTAAGCAGAAATAA
- a CDS encoding dimethyl sulfoxide reductase, translating to MGSGWHEWPLMIFTVFGQCVVGGFIVLALALMKGDLRAETQQRVITCMFALWVLMGIGFIASMLHLGSPMRALNSLNRVGSSALSNEIASGSIFFAVGGIGWLLAVLKKLTPALRNLWLLLTMVLGVLFVWMMVRVYNSIDTVPTWYSVWTPLGFFLTLLMGGPLLGYLLLRVAGVDGWAMRLLPAVSLLALVVSAIMSVMQGAELATIHSAVQQASALVPDYGSLMAWRIGVLAVALCCWIVPQLKGYQPAVPLLSVAFILLLVGELIGRGVFYGLHMTVGMAVAS from the coding sequence ATGGGAAGTGGATGGCATGAATGGCCGCTGATGATCTTTACGGTCTTCGGACAATGTGTGGTTGGTGGCTTCATTGTTCTGGCGCTGGCGCTGATGAAAGGCGACCTGCGGGCAGAAACGCAACAGCGCGTGATTACCTGCATGTTCGCGCTGTGGGTGCTGATGGGCATCGGCTTTATCGCTTCCATGCTGCACCTTGGCTCGCCAATGCGGGCGCTTAACTCGCTTAACCGCGTAGGATCGTCGGCGCTGAGTAATGAAATTGCCAGCGGTTCTATTTTCTTTGCGGTTGGTGGGATTGGCTGGCTGCTGGCAGTGCTGAAAAAGCTCACACCGGCCCTGCGTAACTTGTGGCTGCTGCTCACAATGGTACTGGGTGTGCTGTTCGTCTGGATGATGGTGCGCGTTTATAACAGTATCGATACCGTACCGACCTGGTACAGCGTCTGGACACCGCTGGGCTTCTTCCTGACGCTGTTGATGGGCGGCCCGCTGTTGGGCTATCTGCTGCTGCGTGTGGCGGGTGTTGATGGTTGGGCGATGCGTCTGCTGCCTGCGGTTTCACTGTTGGCGTTGGTGGTCAGTGCCATCATGTCGGTGATGCAGGGGGCGGAACTGGCGACCATTCACAGCGCTGTTCAGCAGGCTTCTGCGCTGGTACCGGACTACGGTTCGCTGATGGCCTGGCGTATTGGGGTTCTGGCGGTGGCATTGTGCTGCTGGATTGTCCCACAGTTGAAAGGTTATCAGCCTGCGGTTCCGCTGCTGTCAGTGGCCTTTATTCTGCTGCTGGTGGGGGAGTTGATTGGTCGCGGCGTATTCTATGGCCTGCATATGACCGTCGGTATGGCGGTTGCCAGCTAA
- a CDS encoding transketolase → MNIDELKSHALAARRDIVSMIYESGIGHPGGALSVIDILTWIYHQEVDLDTTPRARVVMSKGHAVAAQYAMLYQKGKIARSEFNTFRQINSRLQGHPSVKSLPEVDATTGLLGQGLSVALGMAAAKKKAQDPHRVFAIIGDGEMHEGQIWESLQQAGHMKMDNLVAIIDYNGFSSHDPVNEVINLEPLADKIRTFGWHVLELQNGNDMHQIADTLLLSRHLKGKPVAIVSHTVKGSGVSYMENNGDWHSKTPSTEQYQQAMEELQS, encoded by the coding sequence ATGAATATAGATGAACTGAAATCACATGCGCTGGCAGCTCGCCGCGATATTGTAAGCATGATTTATGAATCCGGGATTGGTCACCCAGGCGGAGCACTTTCTGTTATTGATATCCTGACCTGGATTTACCATCAGGAAGTCGATCTTGATACCACACCACGCGCCAGAGTGGTTATGAGCAAAGGCCACGCCGTCGCCGCACAGTACGCCATGCTGTACCAGAAAGGGAAAATAGCTCGCAGCGAATTCAACACCTTTCGCCAAATCAACTCGCGCTTACAGGGGCATCCCAGCGTGAAATCGCTTCCAGAAGTTGATGCTACCACCGGACTATTAGGCCAGGGACTTTCCGTGGCACTGGGGATGGCAGCGGCGAAGAAGAAGGCTCAGGATCCACACCGTGTCTTCGCCATTATTGGCGACGGTGAAATGCATGAAGGTCAGATTTGGGAGTCATTGCAGCAGGCTGGTCATATGAAGATGGATAATCTGGTAGCGATTATCGACTACAACGGTTTCTCATCGCACGATCCCGTCAATGAGGTTATCAACCTTGAGCCACTCGCCGATAAAATCCGCACCTTTGGCTGGCACGTACTTGAACTGCAAAATGGCAACGATATGCACCAGATTGCCGATACGTTGCTGCTATCACGTCATCTCAAAGGAAAACCCGTAGCCATTGTTTCGCATACGGTCAAAGGCAGTGGCGTCAGCTATATGGAAAATAACGGCGACTGGCATTCAAAAACCCCAAGCACGGAGCAATATCAGCAGGCAATGGAGGAGTTACAGTCATGA
- a CDS encoding PTS ascorbate transporter subunit IIB, which yields MKGLIVCRTGMGSSLMLKIKAQKIIDKNGWDVDLEHDVLSGLATWQGIDFVITMRDLTDEIEAAGFRAIGITDLMNSEEMETALTSVIQGN from the coding sequence ATGAAAGGTCTTATTGTCTGTCGTACCGGCATGGGCAGCTCCTTAATGCTCAAAATCAAAGCACAGAAAATCATCGATAAGAATGGATGGGATGTCGACCTTGAACATGATGTGCTGTCAGGTCTCGCCACCTGGCAAGGGATCGACTTTGTTATCACCATGCGCGACCTCACCGATGAAATAGAAGCTGCCGGATTCAGAGCCATCGGTATAACCGATTTGATGAATAGCGAAGAAATGGAAACCGCGCTCACCAGCGTCATTCAGGGCAACTAA
- a CDS encoding PTS sugar transporter subunit IIA, whose translation MTSTLFSACQFRERCDSWQDAVKMTCLPLEEQKIITSGYAQAIIHATEQTGPWYILSPEFALPHARPEEGVLSSKSHLSLLCLKEPVPFPGHPNVQLVIVLAAANSSQHIEMIQQLVCWLDDADHLQQLSNITSPAQLHSLLES comes from the coding sequence ATGACATCAACGCTCTTTTCCGCCTGCCAGTTTCGCGAACGATGCGATTCCTGGCAAGATGCGGTGAAAATGACCTGCTTACCACTGGAAGAACAGAAAATCATTACCAGCGGATATGCACAGGCAATCATCCACGCCACAGAACAGACCGGACCCTGGTATATTTTGAGCCCTGAGTTTGCCCTGCCGCATGCCCGTCCTGAAGAGGGTGTTCTGAGTAGCAAGTCGCATTTATCACTCCTGTGCCTGAAAGAACCTGTACCGTTCCCGGGTCATCCGAACGTGCAACTGGTGATTGTCCTTGCCGCTGCCAACAGTTCTCAACATATTGAAATGATTCAACAGCTGGTGTGCTGGCTCGATGACGCGGACCATTTGCAGCAACTGAGCAATATCACCAGCCCGGCGCAACTACACTCCTTGCTTGAATCCTGA
- a CDS encoding SIS domain-containing protein, producing the protein MSQINTNLLINIRNEASGLSPILEKVGHFVTENPDFVMRHTITELADSIETSEGSITRFCRAFGFKGFSDFRTALALEQGAARPEEQGNAEISAVVASIRDSHAIINTQELQAAATWLNQVNNVAIYAVGTAVPVALFLQMNLIKMGKAASFVDRFYLTTSSVMVESQSQGIIVVHTEQTSADMMQALTLAKQHGARILSLTRGTFAPLSRLSDWNLQAAVALKGEGEYGFAEIAGAMMVADRLLNALEEQDERYAECRKAHQKSIFSIESVANKLSEYFMS; encoded by the coding sequence ATGAGTCAGATTAATACTAACTTGCTGATAAACATCAGAAATGAGGCCAGTGGGCTTAGCCCAATCCTGGAAAAGGTGGGTCATTTTGTGACGGAAAATCCTGACTTTGTGATGCGACACACGATTACTGAGTTAGCCGATTCGATTGAAACCAGTGAGGGGAGTATTACGCGTTTTTGCCGGGCATTTGGTTTTAAAGGTTTCTCAGATTTCAGAACTGCGCTTGCTCTGGAGCAGGGGGCTGCACGTCCTGAAGAGCAGGGAAACGCGGAGATCTCTGCTGTTGTGGCGAGTATTCGCGACAGCCATGCCATTATCAATACACAGGAATTACAGGCTGCTGCCACCTGGCTCAACCAGGTGAATAATGTCGCAATTTATGCCGTTGGCACGGCAGTACCGGTTGCGCTCTTTTTGCAGATGAATCTGATCAAAATGGGTAAGGCGGCAAGTTTTGTCGATCGTTTTTATCTCACAACATCATCCGTGATGGTTGAGTCACAGAGTCAGGGAATTATTGTCGTTCACACTGAGCAGACGTCAGCCGATATGATGCAGGCACTGACCCTGGCAAAACAGCATGGAGCCCGAATTCTTTCGCTTACGCGAGGAACCTTTGCACCATTGAGTCGTCTTTCTGACTGGAATTTACAGGCTGCAGTGGCGCTGAAGGGGGAGGGGGAATATGGGTTTGCTGAAATTGCTGGGGCAATGATGGTTGCGGACCGATTACTCAATGCGCTGGAGGAACAGGATGAACGCTATGCAGAGTGCCGCAAAGCGCATCAGAAGAGCATCTTCTCGATTGAGAGTGTGGCGAATAAGCTGTCGGAATATTTTATGTCGTAA
- a CDS encoding PTS sugar transporter subunit IIC encodes MDLLRFIVFDILGVTPLLVGFIALIGLLIQRKPIEKVLSGTFKTIVGFLVFAGGAGLAVTSLGNFQTLFSDGFGLKGVMPLAEALTGLAQTKFAMCVSLIMVIGFGWNLLFARVTPFKYIFLTGQHNLYLSALLTVTLKALGYSDGITIIVGSVLLGLAACIYPAIAQPWMRKITGNDEIAMGHYVTLAYAASGWIGSKVGDPKESTEKLNLPGWLGIFKDYIVSVSISVSIFYYIAALAAGKTAVTAVAGGMHWLVYPLFQSLTFTASLYIIITGVRLLLSEIVPAFLGISEKFIPNAKPALDCPVVFPYAPTATVLGFISSFVGGLVVMGILALIGQTVIIPVAIPYFFIGATAAVFGNASGGWKGAVVGSFITGILIGIGPALIYPIMESVGLSGTSFPETDFVALGLVVYYIGKMLP; translated from the coding sequence ATGGATCTCCTCAGGTTTATTGTATTCGACATTCTGGGTGTAACCCCACTTTTAGTTGGATTTATTGCACTAATAGGTCTGTTAATCCAACGTAAGCCAATTGAAAAAGTCTTATCCGGCACATTCAAAACCATCGTCGGTTTTCTGGTTTTCGCCGGTGGTGCCGGATTGGCCGTCACCTCTCTGGGTAATTTCCAGACGCTGTTCAGCGATGGGTTTGGACTTAAAGGGGTGATGCCGCTGGCAGAAGCGTTAACCGGGTTGGCACAGACCAAATTTGCCATGTGCGTGTCCCTGATTATGGTTATCGGCTTTGGCTGGAATCTGCTCTTTGCCCGCGTTACGCCGTTCAAGTACATTTTTTTGACCGGTCAACATAACCTCTATCTCTCCGCTTTACTCACTGTCACATTGAAGGCGCTGGGTTACAGTGATGGTATTACGATTATCGTCGGTTCTGTATTGTTGGGGCTGGCGGCCTGTATCTATCCTGCAATCGCCCAACCCTGGATGCGAAAGATTACCGGTAATGATGAAATTGCCATGGGCCATTACGTCACGCTGGCTTACGCTGCTTCTGGTTGGATCGGTTCGAAAGTGGGCGATCCCAAAGAGTCTACGGAAAAACTTAACCTCCCTGGATGGTTGGGAATTTTTAAAGACTACATTGTCTCGGTCTCCATCTCAGTCAGTATTTTCTATTACATCGCCGCATTAGCCGCTGGCAAAACAGCCGTCACTGCCGTGGCGGGAGGCATGCATTGGCTGGTCTATCCGTTATTTCAGTCACTCACCTTTACCGCCTCTCTTTACATCATTATCACCGGGGTTCGTTTGCTACTTTCGGAGATCGTTCCAGCATTCCTTGGGATCTCTGAGAAATTCATCCCAAATGCTAAACCCGCGCTCGATTGCCCGGTCGTGTTCCCTTACGCACCAACCGCCACCGTACTGGGCTTTATTTCTTCATTTGTTGGTGGGTTGGTGGTGATGGGAATACTTGCGCTGATCGGTCAGACCGTCATTATTCCCGTCGCTATTCCCTATTTCTTCATTGGGGCAACTGCTGCTGTTTTCGGTAACGCCTCTGGAGGCTGGAAAGGTGCCGTTGTGGGCAGTTTTATTACTGGCATTCTCATCGGGATCGGCCCAGCACTTATCTACCCCATTATGGAATCTGTAGGACTCTCCGGCACCAGCTTCCCGGAAACCGACTTCGTTGCACTTGGTCTGGTGGTGTATTACATCGGCAAAATGCTGCCCTGA
- a CDS encoding MFS transporter yields MSTYTRPVMLLLAGLLLLTLAIAVLNTLVPLWLAQENLPTWQVGMVSSSYFTGNLVGTLLTGQLIKRLGFNRSYYLASLIFAAGCVGLGVMVGFWSWLAWRFVAGVGCAMIWVVVESALMCSGTSRNRGRLLAAYMMVYYVGTFLGQLLVSKVSTELMNVLPWATGLILAGILPLLFTRILNQQSEEHNVTPITAMLKLRQARLGVNGCIISGIVLGSLYGLMPLYLNHQGMSNASIGFWMAVLVSAGILGQWPIGRLADKFGRLLVLRVQVFVVILGSVAMLSQAAMAPALFILGAAGFTLYPVAMAWACEKVEHHQLVAMNQALLLSYTVGSLLGPSFTAMLMQNYSDNLLFIMIASVSFIYLLMLLRNAGHTPNPVAHV; encoded by the coding sequence ATGTCCACCTATACCCGACCCGTCATGCTGTTGCTGGCTGGTCTACTTCTGTTGACCCTGGCGATCGCGGTGCTGAACACGCTCGTCCCGCTTTGGCTCGCCCAGGAAAACCTGCCGACGTGGCAGGTGGGTATGGTCAGTTCGTCCTATTTCACCGGTAACCTGGTCGGGACGCTGTTGACAGGACAGTTAATCAAACGCCTCGGGTTTAACCGTAGCTACTACCTTGCCTCGCTGATCTTTGCCGCGGGCTGCGTAGGGCTTGGTGTGATGGTTGGTTTCTGGAGTTGGCTGGCATGGCGCTTTGTCGCAGGCGTGGGCTGCGCCATGATCTGGGTTGTCGTTGAGAGTGCGCTGATGTGCAGCGGGACATCACGCAACCGCGGTCGCCTGTTGGCGGCCTACATGATGGTCTACTATGTGGGGACGTTCCTCGGGCAGTTGCTGGTCAGCAAAGTCTCTACGGAGTTGATGAACGTACTGCCGTGGGCCACGGGATTGATTCTGGCAGGGATTTTACCGCTGCTCTTTACCCGTATCCTTAATCAGCAATCAGAAGAACATAACGTCACACCGATCACCGCAATGCTGAAACTGCGCCAGGCGCGACTGGGTGTCAATGGCTGTATCATTTCCGGGATTGTCCTCGGCTCGTTGTACGGCCTGATGCCGCTGTATCTCAATCATCAGGGGATGAGTAACGCCAGCATCGGTTTCTGGATGGCGGTACTGGTCAGCGCGGGTATCCTCGGCCAGTGGCCAATTGGGCGACTGGCGGATAAGTTTGGTCGACTGCTGGTGCTGCGCGTGCAGGTGTTTGTGGTGATCCTGGGGAGCGTAGCGATGTTAAGCCAGGCGGCGATGGCACCCGCTCTCTTCATTTTGGGGGCCGCGGGCTTCACGCTCTATCCGGTTGCGATGGCCTGGGCCTGTGAAAAAGTAGAACATCACCAACTGGTGGCGATGAACCAGGCGCTGCTGCTGAGCTATACCGTCGGCAGCCTGTTAGGCCCTTCCTTCACCGCCATGTTGATGCAGAATTATTCCGATAATCTTCTGTTTATTATGATTGCCAGCGTGTCGTTTATTTATTTACTGATGCTGCTGCGCAATGCCGGGCATACCCCGAATCCGGTTGCCCACGTTTAA